The Montipora foliosa isolate CH-2021 chromosome 1, ASM3666993v2, whole genome shotgun sequence DNA segment TTTTTTCCCGGAGGTTCTCCCCCTCTAAGAGGAGAGAAGGCTGGAGACAAAGCATAAAACCCTCCTTCTGGAATTAAAAATTGGTGACGGAGAATGGATACCTCCTGCACCAATGATCATccgaagaaacaagaaaatgacaATGACTTTGTAACGTTTTCTTTCAGGTGTAATCGTTAACCATTTTTCGTCAAAAATGACGGCGATGATCAATGGGGTGTCTTTTCCCGTGTTTTTCATCTTTATGTGTGGATTATTAAAGAGTTATGGCAACAAGACCAGTATTACTATTGGAAATTTGGTGACACAGGAAACAGAAGGACCAACTACAAAGGGATTTAAGCTAGCACTCGATGTCGCCAAAAAGTCTTTAGAATTCAACGATTTCTTTGGAAAATATAACATTCAACTTTTCACCCTAAACACTCACGTAAGACTGTCATTTTCCATTGCGTCACGGTTGGATTGATTGACTAACTGActgatttattgattgattgattgattacaGAAAAACCCCGATAACGCTGTTGTATATGCTGATAGAGTTCTTATGTACGAGGAAAAGGCGCTTTTGATACTTGGCCCTAGCACACCTACTGAAGCTACCAGTGTTTTGCACGTCGTTGGATATTACAAAAAACTTATGGTAAAAAGTTTAGTTTCATCAAGCAAATACCATCGATTTCACTAGTCCGTTCACCATTATTTTGTTTCCGATCTTTAATCCTACTGGTTGAATTCTAATCTTCAAGGTCAGACAGTGAGTGACACGGTCAATGTTTCAGTCGTTAACTTTGATCAAGGACTAGTGATCCCATGCGAAACGGTAAACCACTGGGTTCCccacggggaacggggaaccggGAACGAGTTTACAGCCGTATTCCGTATAAGAATTCAAATTGGGTGACGAAACCATATAAAGAGAGTGAATTTAACAGATCTTACTATCATAATACTGACTAGGGCCACTGTTTGCTGTCATTGGACTACTCGCTTTCATTTCAATATCGCTGATAGGGCAAGACAAAACACCATCGCTTACCATTtgtgtaacaaatttgaactTGGACCCGATCGATATGGTGTGTTTCAACCGTTTCGTGCTTAAAGCCTCCCCGGAAAGCAAAATTAGCTAATttcggggtgcagggatggcgcatttgtgagagcactcacctcagtcccaccagtgtggcccgggttctaTTACATACATTGAGGTATAGAGGGAAAACACCGACGCTAAAAAGTCCCAGAAAATCGCTTACAGCGGTACAAAAACCACACAGAAGACACGATCCCTCACAAATAATACAAGATAAAAAGTTTTTTGTTCAAAACTTCGCctatatatttttcagtttcatgaTCAAGTACAGTTGCTTtctgtatacagctattttgagaaaggttgtcggaaaaagtgcacgcgacaatcctgaaaggtattgtgggtgattttaagcacactgtttttcaaagaaatttaaaagaatcgtacgggaggccactgatatatgtttgcgagtgctgaaggaaagtaacaaaaagtaggttcgacagctacagtcgttagaaactgtgtattgatcatatcccatattacctttcgggattgtcgcgtgcactttattcttgacaaactttctcgaaatagctgtaagtaaaacaatgacctgtgacctgtgacctgtgacctgtaaaagaaACCTGCCACACTTCGAGTACTCTCCCAGAAATACTTTGTCCAATGACTAAGCCTTTGGGCAATATTGAATGAAAGCGAGTAGTCCAATGACAGCAAACAGCGGCTCTAGTCTCAAAAGTTTGCTTTAATATCAGTATTTTAGTTGGAAGATCTGTTAAATTCACCCTCTTACTTGGTTTcgtcagccattttgaagtgttttGCGGATTACCGCTGTgaactcgttcccagactccggTTACCCGGTTTCCCGGTTCCCTCTTAACTCCCTTAACTCTTAGTAACATTCGTTCCCAACGATAAAACAGTAAACTGGAGATCAATATCAAACTACCACTTTAATCTGTCCAAACAACGAACGAAAACAGCTGACTCACTCCAACGAAGACAACCTAAATTCTCTTCACTCGAAAAAAATGTCTTGTTTCCACGAGCACACACAGTAAGGTGCAGAAACCCTAGTGAAAACACTCGTGACTGAAGATATCTGTAAATCTGTATCATTATCTTCTGGACAGGTTACCTATATAAGAACTACACAGGAAGTGTTCGATGACCCATTTGGAATCACATTTGCGCGAATACCGGAGTCATTTAATGAAGCTAAAATCAAATTGGTGGAGTATTTTAATTGGACCAGGGTTGCTGTTGTGTACGATTTCTCAACTGACGCTGGCCTTTATGTTAAGgtgtgttttgttgttgtttggtgCCCATTCGATAACTTGAAGAGTCCTCAACAAAATACATGAATCTCACACTAGCGTTGTCGGAATGCAAGCAGAGGCCATGAGACCTAAAGTGAGTATGGATTTTCACTCTTACAGTCGACGTCGCTGCTGTATATTTCGAAAGAAAAGAATTTCACTCTTACAGTCATGCATTATTTCTATGTTCCTTGTCTGAACGAAAATACTAGCTTTTCTTTGACCAAGGAACTTCTTTGACTAAAAAGTAACTCACATAGCTTATTTCACCTTTGCCAACAGGTTGTGAACCATCTTTCtctacggaaaaaaaaattcgacaTTGTCGCATACGAAGCAATTAACTCGCAGTTAACTACAAATGATAATAAATTACATGACTCTCTCCAAGGACAACTTAAGAAGCTAAAGGTAACACGACTTGTTCTTTACTCGTACAAATTAAATTCGAACTGCAAATGCATGTCTGCCGATTAGCGTTCTCAGTATAGGAAGGGTCTGCTCAGAAAGGACACATCGGTGATTATAGAGATTCTTGCGTTCTGACTGGCTACAACATCAGGCTCCCCCTAATTCGGGACCTGTGCACGCAGATTACGATTGCCGGCTTTACAACAAGCATTGTAAATCTCTGGTTTGCTTCAAAAGCTTGCTTTAACTTTTGATTGATTTTACCCGAGTCATGAGCGATAGTCAATTACTTGTCTAACAAGCGAACAGACGCAGTGTCTTTTAATCGCCACAACTTTAGTTTGGATTTGCTACATGAGAATGGTAACCATTCTTAATTTAACTAAAAGGCCCACTTGAGCGCCCACGCATGCGTTGTGTATAGTTGCTGTTGGCGagccaatctcgtccccagactccgcttttcttttggtcagcaccaagaacaccgACTCTGGTCACTTCCAAGACAGGAAGTCCGCAATTCACGGGCTTCCGGCTCatctacgcacgctcagaaatttgaagtaACAGTGAGtgtcaatggttacaaaaatggaccttcactacgactgcgcataaattggaagtggccagactccgtgttcttggtgctaaccaaaagaaaagccgACTCTGGGGATTGCTGGCGTGCTTAAGTCGTCTCCAAGAAAGAGCCGAAAAGGTGAACTAAGAGGAATTGATGTTTACCATACTAGTAATTTATAAAACTCGTTTGATTTACTTggatttttttctgttgataTTTATCAAAAGGATCAGGACCTCAAAATATTTCTTGGGGAATTTGGTCCTGTAGCAGCAACCCTGATATTTTGCGAGGTAAGGGTGAATGATCGATTTATTAATCGGTCGACTGAACAATTTCATTTTGACAGGTTTAACCTCTTTGGTACAAAatatttcagagataaagtacTACCAAGTGAGACTAAATTTTTTCGGGTGCTGTTTTTGCTGATATTGCGGTTGTTTTTCGATCAACAAAAAGATCGGGTCCAAAAAACAACCTCAAACGTGTACTCGACGGTACTGGAGCAATCATTAGGTCATTCGATCGGCCAAAAAAACAGCACTCCACtgttaaaatatttttcggGTCGGCAACTTGATCTTTCCCTTGTGAATGGAAGAGACCCTTCTTTCAGAAAGTTTTCGTCGAATTTTACCTCAGTTTTCGTTTTGTAGTTGAGTACATGCAATCAAAATACAGAGCAACTAAGTAAAGCCATTCCTCCGTTATTTAAGCACAAAGACACCTAAtcagttttatttcttttaaatcgCAGCTGTACAGGATAGGAATGTATGGACCAGAATACGTGTGGATCTTGAACCCCGACGCTGACAACATTGATGAATGGGTCCGCTTAGCTAATTTGCAAGCTCAAAGAAATCAATCGGGAGTTCAAACCTGTACCAGGGAGCAGTTCGAAGTGGTTGTGAACAGAACCTTTTTATTTGCTAAGACTGGCTTAAGAAGGGATGATAACACAAAAACTGATTCTGGCTTAGTAAGGAAATTTTTTTGATTAGAATTTAAGCACCGACTTCAGGATTAGTATCAGTCACGTGATCTTCACCCTGATAcacttgattgattgattgattgatcagttTATTTACCCTTCTTGCAGCTACAACTGAATTACAAGGGCACCAGCAACTATATTATTGATAtttataagtacaaaaattgttcaTCCGTTCAGTCCTGGCAACTACTTTAACACTGCTATTTACAACAGAGCCAGAGCGAAGAGAATACCCATGGTGGGTTTCAGGGGGAATGGGTattatgtttgaaagaaaaccttTATCTCGGAGATTCTGCATTAACTTTTGGCATGATTTTTCCCGCCTTTGACTGAGGGGCAGCAAGCCTGAACGGCTAAGGCCTACATCATTTGGCAGCCCAGGGAAAATAATGTTAAATGCCCTCTTTTGTATCAATTCTAAGGTTTTGCAGACCGGAAGGTCTGCCCAGACGGGTGCTGCATATTCAATAACTGATCTAACCAGGCTACAGTATACTTGAACCAAATCCTGGCAGGCCACGCCACATTTCCTTAACACTCTCAATGCGTAAAACGCTTATTAGCTTTTGCAAGGACATATTCACAGTGCTTATTCCAGGAAAGGTCTCTAGAAATAAATACACCTAACAACTTATAGTGACCAACCCTCTCAATTACACGGCCAGATAAACACAGGGGAGTTGCCGGGAAATAGCGTCACCAATTTTTACCCGTTGTGACCTGCTGCACTCTGCTATCATAGTAAGATTGCTTGTCATGATACCAGGTATATGAAATTCATACATTGAAACAATGAACAAATCGCTAATCTACATTTTGGATGAACAGGGATATCTGCAACGATGTATATCATCATATGTTGGCCAAACCGTATTCCACCAACCTTGATTTAGGGGAAGACGAAAACAACTGCGATGATGTTCATCTTTTCGTAGTTCAGATAAGAGTTACGGACAAACAGACGATTTAATATAGTTTAAGAAGAAACATTTTCCTTATCAATGGGACGCTTATGATAATACTTAGCAACTGCCGTTGCCTTCTTCTCTCCTTGACTATTTTCCAGAACAGTACTAAAAAAAACTCGTCTATGTCTGGCCACCATAATTCCAGAACGATAGTGGTTTTAACGAAGGCTCACATGTATAGTGTCACCTTTAAATTCGTCTAATCAATTCGTCTGGTAggtaatagagagctttagattctaagagaacgactacgagtacgagactTTTTAATAGAAGAACAgcgagcgcgcgcaaaccagcgtcattttggcgggagaAACGtaataccgtcgtcattttagaacgaggttttgcaaaaatgtcgtcgtgtcagaACAAGTCAATAGGGATCTTTAAATTCTGGGaagaggacgagaacgagtacgagatttgactgcctgtctttagcgaaaatacttagaagatTCATAATAAtacggacgattaatcttactctttgttagcagtgtaggttgctcagttattccaGAGTTATTAGCTAtggttattcttattgctggtaacttagcctttttgctgattgaaaaatgccaaaactgctaccgtgttgttgacttgttttgaaaggCCGACCTTcatgcaaaacctcgtactaaaatgaccacggtatcacgtttttcctgccaaaatgacgctggtttgcgcgcgctcaccgGCTTCTGTTctgtgagaaaatctcgtactcgtagtcgttatcgttctagaatctaaagctctctaataagaCGACAGCAGTTTTGGAatttttgatgagcaaaaagtcTCAGTTACcggcaataagaataactgagaaaCCTATATTGCTGACAAAGGgtaagagtaagattaatcgtacgggttataaattttctaagtattttcggtaaaaacgggcagtcaaaactcatactcgtactcgttctcgtcctagaatctaaaggtccctaattaaAAATTCATACACTGTAACGGGTTATTCAAAAtaaaatgctttttataaagAGCGATTGTTTTCGTTATAGAAGCGAAGTAGCGATGGAAACAACTTTTAATTTAACTCATGTTAATGCATATGGCCGTTTGATCTGACGGTGGTTGTAGGTTCGCCATTTCATCGCAGGATTTCAGTGCTTTGATGAAGTGGAACTTATTGCGACTGAGGCAGACTAGTACAAAAGCTTATAATTAACGGGTGGACACCATGCAGAAGTCGCTGTCAATCAAATTGCTTGTTCTTGATCACCTTCACTCATACTAGCACcacagttccttttttttttctttactccTTCACAAAAGGAGGAAGAATTTTGCTGGATACCCTCCGGGTATCAAAACTATATTTTCGACCACAAGCAGGGCTGTCAactctcccggataatccgggagactCCAGATTTTGGACCGAATGTCCCGATCTCAAGATTAGTATATGTAATAagactacatgctgtccaatttggaaataattggatgagaataattctgaggacagccaaaatcggccgagtccaatttggcagtccgaggaatttttttaatccaattatttccaaattggacaagaATGTTGTCCCGATACAAAGAACCAAAGAACCAAAGAACGTCTTCAAGCTCGTGTTCGGAAATGTCCTCAAGCTTTCTCACTTCGCTTCGCTCAGCACGCCACAGGTCAAACACTTTAACCCTTTTTTTTGTGCTTCTTTGAGTATTCTTGGTGTGATTATTCTCCCTCATCTCGAGTAAATCAGTAGCATCTATCTGTGGAAACCTAGCTGAAGACTCCATTTGAAACTCTGAGTCGTCAAAAGGGTGGAGAGAAAAGTCAGGAAATTCGGCCATtatcaacacaaaacaaaaccctGCGAGCGATGATCGCTCGCTGACGTTTGAAAGGGGTGATAATagctgcaacctgattggccaatattcggttcatttatttatcttgacatttgattggttgatggaaagTATCCAGATTTTCCTCAAATTGGACGGTTTGTTCAAAGCTAAAGGAAACGTTCCagcaaaaactatccaatttattttaaatttggacagttggcaaaaattaataaaaaatagatctgttggcaatattggattttgatgcaGCTATATAATTACGATCGGAAATCTTCCGCTTAATCGCCGAAGTTTGTCATTTCTAGTGAAAGTTTACTTTCACAActataaaatttcaaatacttTGTGTTTCTTGAGTTGTTATATTAACATCGATAATAAAATTGAAGCGTTCATTTTCCTCATAAACTCCAAAAAACCGTTCTTGCAAGCGTTGCTATTGACGGATTGTAATTCGAGAAATAATGTGATTAGTCCGAAATATACCAATCAAATCGAATGTTGCAATGCCAATGACAACTTTTTCGCCCGTTTTTTGACTTTCGACTTGGTTGTGTGACAATGTGCTTTCTTTTTACATAAAAGACACAATATGACCTCATCAGAAATGACGTCACAGTTGTTACGACGTCATCTATCATCCCATCCCTATCAATTCTCAACATTTGAAGAGTTTGGGGGTTGACAGCCCTGCACACGATACCTTCAGTCCACCGACCTACGACAAGTTTGATCCTTCCAACATGCAGTCTCATTGAAGACAACGGTGATCGTAATCAAGGATCAGCATTTGTGTCGTTATCTGTCAGTAGAAAAAActtaatttgttttcatttctagatttAAACGgagttttcaacaaaatgaaacCGACAACATATTTTTTCATGAAATTCAATTTGAAAGGTAGTGATAgttatacatacatgtatttaactATTAACATGGTTTGTTTCAATTGGATTTTTAGACTTTGAAGGAATTCATTGAGAAGATAAATACGAAAACAACGAACAAAGAAATTGCCGCTCTCTCATTTGACGTCATGTGGGCTGTCTTGACAGCCTTGAAAAATACTTACAAGGAATATCCCTTGGAAAATCACACAAAGGAGCTCACTGAAAATCTTGAAAAGCAGCTCCAGAACGTAAGCTTCGAGGGCCTCACGGTGAGTAAGTTAATATCTATTGAATTTTTAAACATTCCGAGCTATTCTGGATAACGGAAGAACTGTTCAACCAGCAACGTAGCCTGCGTAGCGAGCGTTCCAGTTCGAAAGAAGTGCTCCCAAACGATTTTCcacaaactggccgcgcgaaagttggggcaagagactgagggaacgcttgaaAGAAGACCCCTTATTTTTGAAAACcccgttcgcccacgaacgggggcttctgattggtgcggcacagtcaaTGATTGACAAGTGACAAATTTTCGAGCAAAATATTACTTGTTAGTTCTGGCGTGACAAAGACGATGGCGGAAGACGTTGAAGCTGAGCGAATCGGTTCTCCATTTTGCATTAAAAAGGGAACAAGACCTGTCAATACGCCATCTTTTTAACTGTGTATATGTAATGGCCGCtttgccaacaggattcggaaaaagcttaagtttttcagatgtttgtcatgatgcGCGGGGTtagaaattaaagaaaacaaagaacaagcctctcgagtatcatcgtgatttctccattaCAAAGCATCATATGcgcgatcaagtaagtggtttaggtaaattctatgggaatgacagcctgtgatttaaataaaaatctgGAAATTCAACATTATTTACGCGTCAGGTGAAGCCACTATGGATAAGCGTTTCCAAAAAtcactaaaagcaaaagattcgttCTTGAAAAAAACTTTGGCAGCTTGCTTgcacgttctgaaaattggctgttgttttcgatgGTTGAAACTAATTTTAGGAAGAAACATAATCAGTCTTACCCGGctgagaagctgccgttacaaatttaactttaaaataacACTGACAAATTCTGCATTGATCGCTTGGTGTCTC contains these protein-coding regions:
- the LOC138006092 gene encoding gamma-aminobutyric acid type B receptor subunit 1-like, with the translated sequence MTAMINGVSFPVFFIFMCGLLKSYGNKTSITIGNLVTQETEGPTTKGFKLALDVAKKSLEFNDFFGKYNIQLFTLNTHKNPDNAVVYADRVLMYEEKALLILGPSTPTEATSVLHVVGYYKKLMVTYIRTTQEVFDDPFGITFARIPESFNEAKIKLVEYFNWTRVAVVYDFSTDAGLYVKVVNHLSLRKKKFDIVAYEAINSQLTTNDNKLHDSLQGQLKKLKDQDLKIFLGEFGPVAATLIFCELYRIGMYGPEYVWILNPDADNIDEWVRLANLQAQRNQSGVQTCTREQFEVVVNRTFLFAKTGLRRDDNTKTDSGLTLKEFIEKINTKTTNKEIAALSFDVMWAVLTALKNTYKEYPLENHTKELTENLEKQLQNVSFEGLTGPISFDDGKVIERTTLLQQYQDGGKKLVDVGRHHSRNSGGGLIHFFNGSEKTLWKDNRVPSDHTRIKRKMSDIPPYLFIPFSAAATFGIVLGIIFLLFNRYYRECRFIRCSAPLFNDVTVLGCISCLLTVVLFGLRVFEDPAETFSRICKVEAWILNIGFSLAFGSMFTKTWRVYKIYTNKSCKRFRKPTNKRSKFRVGPLSDWLMLAKVGGLVLIDVVTLLAWELADPLQHNQVTIRSERNPDEPFEIIEHDLNICTATKLPLWLALIFGCKGILLLYGLFIAHETRNVVYAHLNDSSVIGICVYNVVVSSTIGAFSSVILDDNQYKEMYAVLGLCIIFPATTTIAFIFVPKLMHRLRMKSVDNRNGPADKDINMTALPKIVIEG